The DNA window CGGCACCTGGGGCCACCGTAGGACGAAAGAAGGGGATCCGCCATTGCTCAATGGCTCGATTTGCTCCTGCGAAGGGTCGCTCAAAAGGTTGATATTGTTATCGTCCCAGTTCAGCGGGACGGGGTTCGAGAAGGTCGATAAGCTCGTCGCGGGTGCCCACGCCCATCTTGGCGTAGATGTGGTTCGCGTGCGTCTTCACGGTTGACTTCGAGATGAAGAGCCGATGCCCGATGTTCGTGTAGCTGCGGCCCTGCAAAAGCGCGTAAAGCACCTCGCTCTCACGCGGGGTGAGGTCGTAGCGGGCGGCGATAGAGGCGCAGAGGGCTGCGGGGATGGAGGAGGGCTCATCGCTTTCGTGGGAGTTCTTGAGGGTTTGCAGCAGGTAGACCACAAACTCGAACACCGTCACGGCCAACAGCACGATGACGCAGATCAGGCATCCGGTGGGCACGTCGACGGCATCGCGCATCATGCGTCCGAGGGCGAACACGAAGTCCTTCGCGCAAAAGAGGACGCATGTCAGGCCGATGAACGAAGAGCCGAACACCGAGCGCACCGAGGCGAGGATGCCCATGAAGGCCACATCGATCTGGGCGTACACGGCGAACAGCAGCACCCAGAGAAAGCTGATGGAGCTGTCGGATACGGCGGCCACCACGAGCAGCACGACGATCGAGCAGGTGGCGAGCACCCAATAGAGCGACGAGATGAAACCGGAGCGCGAGCCGAGCCTTCGGGCGAGCACGATCACGGCTGCGGACACGAGCGGCGAGGCGATGAGGAGCGCGTAGGCGCCGTAGTCGCGGTAGCCGACTTCATTCATGACGAGCAGTCCCTGTACAAAGCGGGCGGCGAACGCGGCGATGACCACCAGCTTGACGGCGCTCCAGACCTCGCGTGCGGGCGCCGCCGCAGACTCGGATAGCGCATCCTCTTCCGCAGCGCCCGCGTGGAGCTCTTTCCTCAGGCACCAAAACGATGCGGCCACCACGGCAAGGCGAATGGCAAACGCGGTAGCGCCGCCCGCCGAGGAAGACCCGAGCACGAGCGGCGGCAGACAGGCGACGACAGCTGAAAGGGCGGAGGAACCAGAAAGGTAGATGAGTGTGCTCTGCAGGGACTTCCCCTGGTAGACAAGCAGCCACAGCCGGCAGTATAGAGCAAACCCGCATGAGAACAACGCGGAAGAAAGCAGTAGGAGGACATCGTTCTCCACTCCCTGATCGAACAGCACCACGTACGCCTCCTGCGTGCCGAACGCCGCCACGAGCAAAGCAAGCGAGCAGATGAAGTAGAGCCCGGGCCGTTCTCTTCCGAGTCGGCTGAGAGCGAGCAGCACGATCCAGGCGGCGGCGGAGGCGAAGCCGATGATCACCTGGTAATCCATCGAGATGGTGGTGTAGAAGCTGTA is part of the Arabiibacter massiliensis genome and encodes:
- a CDS encoding helix-turn-helix transcriptional regulator; the encoded protein is MGGKRKSSYTWTSFGFIVLVLVYQRVYSFYTTISMDYQVIIGFASAAAWIVLLALSRLGRERPGLYFICSLALLVAAFGTQEAYVVLFDQGVENDVLLLLSSALFSCGFALYCRLWLLVYQGKSLQSTLIYLSGSSALSAVVACLPPLVLGSSSAGGATAFAIRLAVVAASFWCLRKELHAGAAEEDALSESAAAPAREVWSAVKLVVIAAFAARFVQGLLVMNEVGYRDYGAYALLIASPLVSAAVIVLARRLGSRSGFISSLYWVLATCSIVVLLVVAAVSDSSISFLWVLLFAVYAQIDVAFMGILASVRSVFGSSFIGLTCVLFCAKDFVFALGRMMRDAVDVPTGCLICVIVLLAVTVFEFVVYLLQTLKNSHESDEPSSIPAALCASIAARYDLTPRESEVLYALLQGRSYTNIGHRLFISKSTVKTHANHIYAKMGVGTRDELIDLLEPRPAELGR